From a region of the Rhodococcus sp. 4CII genome:
- a CDS encoding SDR family oxidoreductase — MTDTSPLATAPVETPGHDLLKGKKVVVTAAAGTGIGFASARRALLEGADVLVSDWHERRLLETRDKLAAEFPGQAVAALTCDVSSTEQVDALIAGAADALGRIDVLVNNAGLGGETPLVDMTDEEWDRVLDITLNGTFRATRAALRYFKGVEHNGVLVNNASVLGWRAQHSQAHYAAAKAGVMALTRCSAIEAAEYGVRINAVAPSIARHAFLAKVTSEELLDKLASDEAFGRAAEVWEIAATIAMLASDYTTYLTGEVVSISSQRA, encoded by the coding sequence GTGACCGACACTTCACCACTCGCCACCGCGCCCGTCGAGACGCCGGGACACGATCTGCTGAAAGGAAAGAAGGTCGTCGTCACCGCGGCCGCCGGCACCGGCATCGGATTCGCGTCCGCACGTCGCGCCCTGCTCGAGGGCGCCGACGTCCTGGTGTCGGACTGGCACGAGCGGCGTCTGCTCGAGACCAGGGACAAGCTGGCCGCCGAGTTCCCCGGGCAGGCGGTCGCGGCGCTGACGTGCGACGTGTCCAGCACGGAGCAGGTGGACGCCCTGATCGCCGGGGCTGCCGACGCGCTGGGCCGGATCGACGTCCTGGTCAACAATGCCGGACTCGGCGGCGAGACGCCGCTCGTCGACATGACGGACGAGGAGTGGGACCGCGTCCTCGACATCACGCTGAACGGAACGTTCCGGGCCACCCGCGCCGCGCTGCGCTACTTCAAGGGAGTGGAGCACAACGGTGTGCTGGTCAACAACGCGTCCGTCCTCGGGTGGCGGGCACAGCACTCGCAGGCACACTACGCGGCGGCGAAGGCCGGCGTCATGGCGCTGACCCGGTGCAGCGCGATCGAGGCCGCGGAGTACGGGGTCCGGATCAACGCCGTCGCGCCGTCCATCGCGCGGCACGCGTTCCTGGCGAAGGTGACCAGCGAGGAACTGCTCGACAAGCTGGCGTCCGACGAGGCGTTCGGCCGGGCCGCGGAGGTGTGGGAAATCGCCGCCACCATCGCCATGCTCGCCAGCGACTACACCACTTACCTCACCGGCGAGGTCGTGTCGATCTCGTCGCAGAGGGCGTAG